Proteins encoded in a region of the Streptomyces sp. NBC_00258 genome:
- a CDS encoding metal-dependent hydrolase family protein encodes MRISNVRLIDGVSTEAVDDAVLDANDNGWITYAGPAAQAPEPIPGVRAIDGGGGTLLPGLFDCHTHLGVASDRSILEAALLTDPVLGVLQTTERLRRTLDAGITSARDLGGLPAGFRDAVASGLITGPRLQTSVGVISHTGGHADDTFPGGRSLGLDYCEIADDVVGARKAARRMLRAGADVIKICTSGGISSAHDDPDDQDLLDEEIAAVVDEGHRHRGRPVAAHAQGRAGILAAIRCGVMSIEHGFGIDDEGCDLIGERGAFLVPTLSTAFQPLDPQRTAPWRYEKKLRWNERTKENIAAAIARKVNIAVGTDAGITPHGQNPFELSCLVELGMSPIDAIRAATSNSARLLGVADTLGTLRLGYAADLVLCAEDPLRDIGALSAPENITLVTQQGVVRKCTLADSGSSQDLSPAPGQRSLHAVARP; translated from the coding sequence TTGCGGATAAGCAACGTGCGGCTCATCGACGGTGTCAGCACAGAGGCAGTGGACGATGCTGTGTTGGACGCCAACGACAACGGCTGGATCACCTATGCCGGACCGGCGGCACAGGCGCCCGAGCCGATCCCCGGCGTCAGGGCGATCGACGGTGGGGGCGGAACACTCCTCCCCGGACTGTTCGACTGCCACACCCACCTCGGTGTGGCCTCCGACCGGTCGATCCTGGAAGCCGCTCTTCTGACGGACCCCGTCCTGGGTGTTCTCCAGACGACGGAACGTCTGCGCCGGACGCTCGACGCCGGAATCACGTCAGCGCGAGACCTCGGTGGACTTCCCGCCGGATTCCGCGACGCCGTCGCATCAGGACTGATCACCGGCCCACGCCTGCAGACGTCGGTCGGCGTGATCAGCCACACGGGCGGACACGCCGACGACACCTTCCCCGGCGGAAGAAGTCTCGGCCTCGACTACTGCGAGATCGCGGACGACGTGGTGGGCGCACGGAAGGCGGCGAGACGGATGCTGCGCGCCGGCGCCGACGTCATCAAGATCTGCACGAGTGGCGGGATCAGCAGCGCCCACGACGATCCCGACGACCAGGACCTGCTCGACGAGGAGATCGCGGCGGTCGTGGACGAGGGACATCGCCACCGAGGACGTCCGGTCGCCGCACACGCACAGGGCCGGGCCGGCATCCTCGCCGCGATCCGCTGCGGTGTCATGTCGATCGAGCACGGTTTCGGCATCGATGACGAAGGATGCGACCTCATCGGAGAGAGGGGGGCCTTTCTGGTACCGACCCTGTCGACCGCCTTCCAGCCACTGGACCCGCAGAGGACCGCGCCGTGGCGCTACGAGAAGAAGCTTCGCTGGAACGAGCGGACCAAGGAGAACATCGCCGCGGCCATCGCGCGGAAGGTGAACATCGCGGTGGGCACGGATGCCGGCATCACCCCGCACGGGCAGAACCCGTTCGAGCTGTCGTGCCTCGTGGAACTGGGGATGTCGCCGATCGACGCCATTCGCGCGGCCACATCCAACAGTGCCCGGCTCCTCGGAGTGGCGGACACACTCGGGACACTGCGCCTCGGATACGCCGCGGACCTCGTCCTCTGCGCCGAAGATCCGCTGCGGGACATCGGTGCGCTGTCGGCGCCCGAGAACATCACCCTGGTCACCCAACAGGGAGTCGTCCGCAAGTGCACGCTCGCCGACTCCGGTTCGTCACAGGACCTGTCCCCAGCACCTGGACAGAGAAGCCTCCACGCCGTGGCACGCCCGTGA
- a CDS encoding MFS transporter codes for MQDMSPSLTRDEPAIELNTGWTRPVVGCVAILILVNVMVDTVLASPTFVLPELSDAFDTNQFAWIDSSAMLAGATWAPLLGKSADIYGKRKVLVITLMVAGLGGVVCLLAPHISVFVLGRALQGAAIAGLFLSVAIIRDICAPKFAMVVTGIVTSGSAVFGIVSPFILDFATEAFGWKFVFVVSAVFAGVAALCVHLVIPNSRNRTPGKVDVAGALTLGGGLAAVLAYISLGQEFGWLGIAPLAILIGGLAALTVWYLVLSRIPEPVIDIRGISAVLGLGLLVVVMGTGAYRSMLQLFSLLIDVSPDEGLGYGINGPGALGLMFGIPSIGIMLGGIVAGAIATRVGPARPLAVGVALGTIASFVMFSAGADNLPIAVICSFMLSMTAGSLVTSGFNLASVLAPPERQGTVSSMVMVMVAVGSVTMSFIGSAILAANEIVVDEESVNSSTGVHTYIAVAGCTFVLASIPMAFLVRKLRGHADVPAEPHPGAGA; via the coding sequence ATGCAAGACATGAGCCCCAGCCTCACCAGAGACGAGCCGGCGATCGAACTGAACACCGGCTGGACCAGGCCGGTCGTCGGCTGTGTCGCCATCCTCATCCTGGTGAACGTCATGGTCGACACTGTGCTCGCCTCGCCCACCTTCGTGCTTCCGGAGCTGAGCGACGCCTTCGACACCAATCAGTTCGCGTGGATCGATTCCAGCGCGATGCTGGCGGGAGCCACCTGGGCACCACTGCTCGGCAAGAGCGCCGACATCTACGGCAAACGCAAGGTGCTCGTGATCACACTGATGGTCGCCGGCCTCGGCGGAGTCGTGTGTCTCCTCGCGCCCCACATCAGTGTCTTCGTCCTCGGACGCGCCCTGCAGGGCGCCGCGATCGCAGGCCTGTTCCTCTCCGTCGCCATCATCCGCGACATCTGCGCGCCCAAGTTCGCCATGGTGGTGACAGGCATCGTCACCTCGGGCTCGGCCGTCTTCGGGATCGTCTCCCCCTTCATCCTGGACTTCGCCACCGAGGCGTTCGGCTGGAAGTTCGTCTTCGTGGTCTCCGCGGTGTTCGCGGGAGTGGCCGCGCTCTGCGTCCACCTCGTGATCCCGAACTCCCGCAACCGCACGCCGGGCAAGGTCGACGTCGCCGGGGCGCTCACACTCGGCGGCGGCCTCGCGGCCGTTCTCGCCTACATCAGCCTCGGGCAGGAATTCGGCTGGCTGGGGATCGCCCCGCTCGCCATCCTCATCGGTGGGCTGGCCGCGCTGACGGTCTGGTACCTCGTCCTGAGCCGCATCCCGGAGCCCGTGATCGACATCCGTGGCATCTCAGCGGTCCTCGGACTCGGTCTCCTCGTCGTCGTGATGGGCACGGGCGCCTATCGGAGCATGCTCCAGCTCTTCAGCCTGCTGATCGACGTCTCTCCCGACGAGGGCCTCGGATACGGCATCAACGGCCCCGGAGCGCTCGGCCTGATGTTCGGCATCCCATCGATCGGGATCATGCTCGGCGGCATCGTGGCGGGTGCGATCGCCACCCGCGTGGGCCCAGCCCGGCCCCTCGCCGTGGGCGTGGCTCTCGGAACGATCGCCTCCTTCGTGATGTTCTCGGCCGGCGCCGACAACCTTCCGATCGCCGTGATCTGCTCGTTCATGCTGAGCATGACGGCAGGCTCGCTGGTCACCTCCGGGTTCAACCTCGCGTCCGTCCTCGCGCCGCCCGAGCGGCAGGGCACCGTCTCCAGCATGGTCATGGTGATGGTCGCCGTCGGCTCGGTGACGATGAGCTTCATCGGATCGGCGATTCTCGCGGCCAACGAAATCGTCGTCGACGAAGAGTCCGTCAACTCGTCGACCGGCGTGCACACGTACATCGCCGTCGCGGGCTGCACGTTCGTCCTCGCCTCCATCCCGATGGCCTTCCTGGTACGGAAATTGCGAGGCCACGCGGACGTCCCCGCAGAACCCCACCCAGGAGCAGGAGCATGA
- a CDS encoding RidA family protein: MTNLAPTSPSGARHPYSPVRATEAGLVYISGQLGIADGDIVEGGIVPETRQALANLQSRLASAGLELRHLVKITVYLASMDDRNAMDAIYQEALVEPLPARTCIAVAELPYKARVEFDAIAVRDGA, encoded by the coding sequence ATGACGAACCTCGCACCGACAAGTCCCTCGGGAGCGCGGCATCCGTACAGTCCCGTGCGGGCGACCGAGGCCGGACTCGTCTACATCTCGGGGCAGTTGGGCATCGCAGACGGCGACATCGTGGAGGGTGGCATCGTCCCCGAGACACGACAGGCCCTGGCCAATCTCCAGAGCAGGCTGGCCTCGGCGGGGCTGGAGCTGCGGCATCTTGTGAAGATCACGGTCTATCTGGCCTCGATGGACGACCGCAACGCCATGGACGCGATCTATCAGGAGGCCCTCGTCGAGCCCCTGCCGGCCCGCACATGCATCGCCGTCGCCGAACTGCCCTACAAGGCCCGGGTCGAGTTCGACGCCATCGCCGTCCGAGACGGGGCCTGA
- a CDS encoding threonine ammonia-lyase — protein MSDLEVSVGDIRAAHVRIAEDVVRTPLLHASWAPGDLWLKAENLQPIGAFKLRGAVNAIRRLDPDVRARGVVTHSSGNHGQAVAWAARASGVRAVIVMPEEAMPVKVEATRALGAEVVMAPGARREIVAETVRVERGMTLIPPFDHPDVISGQGTLAVEVLADLSDIDTVLVPIGGGGLISGVGVAVKALSHRTRVVGVEPSMAADARDSLANGRRIEWDAQATYRTIADGTRTPVVGEITFPIIQATVDEIVTVDEDDILAAVGTLARRAHLVAEPSGALSVAAYLAEPGKYGRAVAVLSGGNIDPPVLARALALTT, from the coding sequence TTGTCTGATCTCGAAGTGTCCGTCGGCGACATCCGCGCAGCGCATGTACGGATCGCCGAGGACGTGGTGCGGACTCCGCTGCTGCACGCTTCGTGGGCGCCGGGCGACCTCTGGCTGAAGGCCGAGAACCTCCAGCCGATCGGCGCCTTCAAACTGCGCGGTGCCGTCAACGCGATCAGACGCCTCGATCCGGACGTCAGGGCACGTGGCGTGGTCACGCATTCGAGCGGCAACCACGGCCAGGCAGTTGCGTGGGCAGCCCGAGCGTCAGGCGTCCGGGCCGTGATCGTCATGCCGGAGGAGGCCATGCCCGTCAAGGTGGAGGCCACCAGAGCCCTGGGCGCCGAGGTCGTCATGGCCCCCGGTGCCCGACGAGAGATCGTCGCCGAAACGGTGCGGGTGGAGCGGGGGATGACGCTGATCCCTCCCTTCGACCATCCCGACGTGATCTCCGGTCAGGGGACACTCGCCGTCGAGGTACTCGCCGACCTGTCCGACATCGACACGGTGCTCGTGCCCATCGGAGGCGGCGGGCTCATCTCGGGAGTGGGCGTCGCCGTGAAGGCCCTGTCCCACCGAACCCGGGTGGTCGGCGTCGAGCCCTCAATGGCCGCGGACGCGCGCGACTCGCTCGCCAACGGGCGCCGGATCGAGTGGGACGCGCAGGCGACGTATCGCACCATCGCCGACGGAACGCGGACGCCTGTCGTGGGCGAGATCACCTTCCCGATCATCCAGGCGACGGTCGACGAGATCGTCACGGTGGACGAGGACGACATCCTCGCTGCCGTGGGCACCCTGGCGCGTCGTGCTCACCTCGTCGCCGAACCCAGCGGCGCGCTGAGCGTCGCCGCCTATCTCGCCGAGCCGGGGAAGTACGGGCGGGCGGTCGCCGTCCTCTCGGGCGGCAACATCGACCCGCCCGTCCTCGCCCGCGCGCTCGCCCTCACCACCTGA
- a CDS encoding thiamine pyrophosphate-dependent enzyme, giving the protein MKRIEALQALADLTGRHPVVVTCAATSRELASVKDGDNHLYLLDAMGLVGSVATGLALSVDPSAPKVVGIEGDGSLLMNPNVLPTGGYLAPDNLLLVLLDNGVYGSTGALPTYSSRVDLGWFAAAVGWTTRSTATVDGLKAAFGELLTVRGPAFLHARIEAGNAEGTEKLLIDPVSITDRFTRWLREDHASAVAA; this is encoded by the coding sequence ATGAAGCGCATCGAAGCACTCCAGGCTCTTGCGGACCTGACAGGCCGGCATCCCGTGGTCGTGACGTGCGCGGCGACGAGCCGCGAGCTGGCCTCGGTGAAGGACGGCGACAACCACCTGTACCTCCTCGACGCGATGGGCCTCGTCGGATCGGTGGCGACCGGACTGGCACTCAGCGTGGACCCCTCCGCGCCGAAGGTCGTCGGCATCGAGGGGGACGGATCGCTGCTGATGAACCCGAACGTCCTCCCGACGGGCGGATATCTGGCTCCGGACAACCTGCTCCTCGTCCTGCTCGACAACGGGGTGTACGGGTCGACCGGCGCCCTGCCGACCTACTCGTCGAGGGTCGACCTAGGGTGGTTCGCGGCCGCCGTGGGTTGGACCACGCGTTCGACGGCCACCGTCGACGGCTTGAAGGCCGCCTTCGGGGAGCTGCTCACGGTGCGGGGCCCGGCGTTTCTGCATGCCCGGATCGAGGCAGGCAACGCGGAAGGCACCGAGAAGCTGCTGATCGACCCGGTCTCGATCACGGATCGCTTCACCCGCTGGCTTCGCGAGGACCACGCATCGGCGGTCGCGGCATGA
- a CDS encoding aldehyde dehydrogenase family protein encodes MTGRDGGIVVVNPTTGYELGFYPYTTPEAIDRVLDDASASQWPLSRVEDRVAAIGRLGDVLVERREPLAALITLEMGKPIRQARAEIDKCVTACRYYADELPEILWPDTFDIDGDTAIVRVVPIGVVFAILPWNYPWWQVIRAMLPAIAAGSTVVLKHAESVTGSAMAVEDVFQEAFGAGILQTVVVDGPTASDIIEDSRVAAVTFTGSDRVGALVASRAGAALKKCVLELGGSDPFVVLADADVPAAAAAAVKSRFLNNGQSCIAAKRLLVHRDVHDAFVHELVPHVSELRVGDPAEETTEVGPLARQDLRDSLSEQRARALAAGGRVIAQADAPESGQGAWFSPSIVEVDGNDSALLTDETFGPLGALTTGADDEELIALANSSRYGLSSSVWSTDRDHASSVSDRIHAGAAFINTISATDPRLPTGGIKASGYGRELGKWGVHELANIQALRIRKT; translated from the coding sequence ATGACGGGGAGGGACGGCGGCATCGTCGTGGTCAACCCCACGACAGGCTACGAGCTGGGCTTCTACCCGTACACGACTCCCGAAGCCATCGACCGGGTGCTCGACGACGCGTCGGCCTCGCAGTGGCCTCTGTCCCGTGTGGAGGACCGCGTCGCGGCGATCGGCCGGCTCGGCGACGTCCTGGTGGAGCGGCGGGAGCCGTTGGCGGCGCTCATCACCCTCGAGATGGGGAAGCCGATCAGGCAGGCGCGGGCCGAGATCGACAAGTGCGTCACCGCGTGCCGCTACTACGCCGATGAACTGCCCGAGATCCTGTGGCCGGACACCTTCGACATCGACGGCGACACCGCGATAGTCCGAGTCGTGCCGATCGGGGTCGTGTTCGCGATCCTCCCGTGGAACTACCCGTGGTGGCAGGTGATCCGGGCAATGCTTCCCGCGATCGCGGCGGGCAGCACCGTCGTCCTCAAGCACGCGGAGTCCGTCACCGGAAGTGCGATGGCGGTCGAGGACGTGTTCCAGGAGGCCTTCGGCGCGGGCATCCTGCAGACCGTCGTCGTCGACGGGCCGACGGCATCGGACATCATCGAGGACAGCCGGGTCGCCGCCGTCACCTTCACCGGCAGCGATCGCGTGGGTGCCCTCGTCGCCTCGCGCGCCGGCGCCGCGCTCAAGAAGTGTGTGCTGGAGCTCGGGGGATCCGACCCGTTCGTCGTCCTCGCCGACGCCGATGTCCCCGCCGCGGCCGCCGCCGCTGTGAAGTCCCGATTCCTCAACAACGGTCAGAGCTGTATCGCGGCGAAGCGTCTCCTCGTCCATCGCGATGTGCATGACGCGTTCGTGCACGAACTGGTGCCGCACGTCAGCGAGTTGAGAGTCGGCGACCCGGCGGAGGAGACGACCGAGGTCGGCCCGCTCGCGCGCCAGGACCTCCGTGACTCCCTGAGCGAGCAGCGTGCCAGGGCCCTGGCGGCCGGCGGCCGTGTGATCGCGCAGGCCGACGCGCCCGAGTCCGGTCAGGGCGCATGGTTCTCGCCGTCGATCGTCGAAGTGGACGGGAACGACTCGGCCCTCCTCACCGACGAGACGTTCGGTCCGCTCGGCGCGCTCACGACCGGTGCGGACGATGAGGAGCTCATCGCCCTCGCGAACTCCTCGCGCTACGGGCTGAGCAGCAGCGTGTGGAGCACGGACCGCGATCACGCCTCGTCCGTGAGCGACAGGATCCACGCCGGAGCGGCGTTCATCAACACGATCTCCGCGACCGACCCCCGCCTGCCCACCGGCGGCATCAAAGCCAGCGGCTACGGACGCGAGCTGGGAAAGTGGGGGGTCCACGAGCTGGCCAACATCCAGGCGCTGCGGATCCGGAAGACATGA
- a CDS encoding homoserine dehydrogenase translates to MGEVSQADVVLSGYGSVGQAFVNHLARQGDRLARQHGVRPRVRAIRASSAQCWLRGGEPVPPRSAWGPLVSLEETLERTAARVFVQAIPSSPELRQQAANEAVEALRQGVHVVTATKSHLLSHWRELDEAARGLGVMIRISGATGAALPAGDLSRTALRGMGCETIRACPNGTVTFVLDRLARGDSLSDAIREAQRRGIAEADPSADLSGEDAATKVRLLAALAWGWDPALVRVETQPVIEDTAGEALGAMSRHRRLRAVAGASVDQPYFVRVRLEETQPGDPLHALDGPEKAVVFGCPEVGDVTVSGGRSSPLGAALALVKDTIEVTAPRTGFF, encoded by the coding sequence ATGGGCGAAGTGAGTCAGGCCGATGTGGTGCTTTCCGGCTACGGCTCGGTCGGCCAGGCCTTCGTGAACCACCTGGCTCGACAGGGGGACAGGCTCGCGCGTCAACACGGAGTACGGCCGAGGGTCCGTGCCATCCGTGCCAGTTCGGCGCAGTGTTGGCTGCGCGGGGGTGAGCCCGTACCGCCACGCTCGGCATGGGGTCCGCTCGTCTCGCTGGAAGAGACGCTCGAACGGACCGCTGCCCGCGTGTTCGTCCAGGCGATTCCGTCCTCGCCCGAACTCCGGCAGCAGGCCGCGAACGAGGCCGTCGAGGCACTGCGCCAAGGGGTCCACGTGGTCACGGCCACCAAGAGCCATCTGCTCAGCCACTGGCGAGAACTCGACGAGGCGGCCCGCGGACTCGGAGTCATGATCAGGATCTCCGGGGCGACGGGGGCGGCCCTGCCGGCGGGAGACCTGTCGAGAACGGCGTTGCGCGGGATGGGCTGCGAGACGATTCGGGCCTGCCCGAACGGCACCGTCACGTTCGTCCTCGACCGCCTTGCCCGGGGCGACTCGTTGAGTGACGCGATCCGCGAGGCGCAGCGCCGGGGAATCGCGGAAGCGGATCCCTCGGCCGACCTGTCCGGCGAGGATGCCGCCACGAAGGTGCGGCTGCTGGCCGCGCTGGCCTGGGGGTGGGATCCGGCGCTGGTACGCGTGGAGACGCAGCCGGTGATCGAGGACACCGCCGGTGAGGCCCTGGGCGCGATGTCCCGGCATCGCCGACTGCGGGCCGTCGCCGGCGCATCCGTGGACCAGCCCTACTTCGTCCGGGTCCGGCTGGAGGAGACGCAGCCGGGCGACCCCCTGCACGCGCTCGACGGGCCGGAAAAGGCAGTGGTGTTCGGCTGCCCGGAGGTGGGCGACGTGACCGTGAGCGGGGGACGCTCGAGTCCGTTGGGGGCCGCTCTCGCCCTGGTGAAGGACACGATCGAGGTCACCGCTCCTCGCACCGGATTCTTCTGA
- a CDS encoding Lrp/AsnC family transcriptional regulator, with amino-acid sequence MRDSPFDELDIAIVDAVRSAPRVSWRNLAPVLGVDPATISRRWSRMHSEGVAWVTAHPAGSATPDCALVEITCVPGRSGTVADVLAADIEAATVKLTSGTRDVVVLAQAPDFDALSGYLLDRVERIPGVTSIHSHIVTRSALEASRWREGALNEEQRRQLRTDAGPRPDHAAALQAPDRRIIRALNIDGRMSFERIAAQVDLSPVAVRRRLTRLEEAGLIIFRCDTSRLISGHAIAAVYFGSLDAHELEEAEGRIRTLPGVRACSIVAGPHNVIIDAWLRSTAETHDLERKMRQVLPALRIQDRSLVLRTIKLLGRVLDSEGRSVRSVPLLAEDSAAEHQ; translated from the coding sequence ATGCGGGACTCACCGTTCGACGAACTCGACATCGCCATCGTGGACGCCGTGCGATCGGCCCCGCGCGTGAGCTGGCGCAATCTGGCACCGGTGCTGGGCGTGGATCCGGCGACCATCAGCCGTCGTTGGTCTCGCATGCACTCCGAGGGAGTCGCATGGGTCACGGCCCACCCGGCGGGGAGCGCGACACCCGACTGTGCCCTGGTGGAGATCACCTGTGTCCCGGGGCGATCGGGCACCGTGGCGGACGTCCTCGCCGCCGACATCGAGGCTGCCACCGTCAAGTTGACCTCCGGTACACGGGATGTCGTGGTGCTGGCGCAGGCCCCGGACTTCGATGCTCTCTCGGGCTATCTCCTCGACCGGGTGGAGCGCATCCCCGGGGTCACGTCCATACACAGCCACATCGTCACGCGGTCGGCCCTGGAGGCCAGTCGGTGGCGCGAAGGCGCACTGAACGAGGAGCAGCGCCGGCAACTGCGTACCGACGCCGGGCCCCGACCGGATCACGCCGCCGCCCTTCAGGCCCCCGACCGTCGCATCATCCGGGCGCTGAACATCGACGGACGGATGTCGTTCGAGCGGATCGCCGCACAGGTCGATCTCAGTCCCGTCGCCGTGCGGCGCCGGTTGACACGGCTGGAGGAGGCGGGACTCATCATCTTCCGCTGTGACACCTCGCGTCTCATCTCGGGACATGCCATCGCCGCCGTCTACTTCGGGTCACTCGACGCCCACGAACTGGAGGAGGCCGAGGGGCGGATCCGTACGCTGCCGGGAGTCCGGGCGTGCAGCATCGTGGCCGGTCCTCACAACGTCATCATCGACGCCTGGCTGCGGTCGACGGCGGAGACGCACGACCTGGAGCGCAAGATGAGACAGGTCCTGCCCGCGCTGCGGATTCAGGACCGGTCGCTGGTCCTTCGTACGATCAAACTGCTCGGCCGAGTCCTGGACTCGGAGGGCAGGTCGGTGCGCTCCGTGCCGCTGCTGGCCGAGGACTCCGCAGCCGAGCATCAGTGA
- a CDS encoding ABC transporter ATP-binding protein, which translates to MTSQQPTGPAAESAEPLVDVQGLTVDFPTGGETVRAVDDLSFRLTAGQALGIVGESGSGKSTVAAALLGLHRGTGTRLRGTVRVGGIEVGTASVRELRQLRGGIAAMVFQDPLSSLDPYMAVGDQIAEVHRAHAPHVSRRAARQRAVTVLDRVGIPDAVRRSRSRPHEFSGGMRQRALIAMALACEPRLLVADEPTTALDVTVQAQILDLLHDLRAETGMGLILVSHDLGVVAGSVEDMLVMRNGRTVERGPVGAVLSTPQQPYTRELLAAVPRVDTRRSAVAAPSSAVVPSGVVPSGSGGDFLLEAVGVRREFGRRKDRTVAVDGVSLTVAQGETLGIVGESGSGKTTLGRMLVHLLEPSGGSVRYQGSELTGFRSDLQMVFQDPVSSLNPRRSIGESVADPLRAAGTLTDADITRRSRELLERVGLDPRWYHRYPHEFSGGQRQRVGIARALAPGPRLIVCDEPVSALDVTTQAQVLDLLAQLQRDLGLALVLIAHDLAVVRRASDRVAVMRRGTVVEEGPSDTIYDSPQDPYTKALLAAVPVLDPVEAARRRTARASGDTGVLKAAVG; encoded by the coding sequence GTGACATCACAGCAGCCGACGGGTCCGGCAGCCGAGTCGGCCGAACCGCTCGTCGACGTCCAAGGGCTGACGGTCGACTTCCCCACGGGAGGGGAGACCGTACGGGCCGTCGACGACCTGTCCTTCCGGCTCACCGCCGGGCAGGCACTGGGGATAGTGGGTGAGTCCGGTTCCGGGAAGAGCACGGTCGCCGCGGCCCTGCTCGGCCTGCATCGTGGCACCGGAACACGCCTGAGAGGCACGGTGCGGGTCGGCGGGATCGAGGTGGGGACCGCGTCCGTGCGGGAGTTGCGGCAACTACGCGGCGGCATCGCTGCCATGGTCTTCCAGGACCCGCTGTCATCCCTCGACCCCTACATGGCCGTCGGCGACCAGATCGCCGAGGTCCACCGGGCGCATGCCCCGCATGTCTCGCGTCGGGCCGCGCGACAGCGCGCGGTGACCGTGCTGGACCGGGTCGGTATCCCCGATGCGGTACGCCGCTCCCGTTCCCGGCCGCACGAGTTCAGCGGCGGCATGCGGCAGCGCGCCCTGATCGCGATGGCGCTCGCCTGCGAACCGCGGCTGCTGGTGGCCGACGAACCGACCACCGCGCTGGATGTGACGGTCCAGGCCCAGATCCTCGACCTGTTGCACGACCTGCGCGCGGAGACCGGGATGGGCCTGATCCTGGTCTCCCACGACCTGGGGGTGGTCGCGGGCAGCGTGGAGGACATGCTTGTCATGAGGAACGGGCGCACCGTCGAGCGCGGCCCGGTCGGCGCAGTCCTCAGCACCCCTCAACAGCCCTACACGCGCGAGCTGTTGGCAGCCGTCCCCCGGGTGGACACACGGCGTTCGGCGGTGGCCGCGCCCTCGTCGGCTGTTGTCCCGTCGGGTGTCGTGCCGTCAGGATCCGGCGGAGACTTCCTGCTGGAAGCGGTGGGTGTGCGCAGGGAGTTCGGGCGCAGGAAGGACCGCACGGTCGCCGTGGACGGCGTCTCACTGACCGTGGCGCAGGGCGAGACACTCGGCATCGTCGGCGAATCGGGCAGCGGCAAGACCACGCTGGGCCGGATGCTGGTCCACCTGCTGGAGCCCAGCGGTGGCTCCGTCCGCTATCAGGGGAGCGAGCTGACCGGTTTCCGCAGCGACCTGCAGATGGTGTTCCAGGACCCCGTGTCCTCGCTCAATCCGCGCCGCAGCATCGGCGAGTCCGTCGCCGACCCACTGCGCGCCGCCGGAACCCTCACCGACGCGGACATCACACGGCGCTCGAGGGAACTCCTGGAGCGTGTCGGGCTCGACCCGCGGTGGTATCACCGCTATCCGCACGAGTTCAGCGGTGGTCAGCGCCAGCGCGTGGGCATCGCACGGGCGCTCGCGCCCGGCCCCAGGCTCATCGTGTGCGACGAGCCGGTCTCCGCACTCGACGTCACCACCCAGGCACAGGTCCTGGACCTCCTGGCACAGCTGCAACGCGACCTCGGGCTCGCGCTGGTGCTGATCGCCCACGACCTGGCGGTGGTGCGGCGGGCCAGCGACCGGGTCGCGGTCATGCGCCGGGGGACGGTCGTCGAGGAGGGCCCGTCGGACACGATCTACGACAGCCCGCAGGACCCGTACACCAAGGCCCTGCTGGCAGCCGTCCCGGTGCTCGACCCGGTTGAGGCGGCCCGTCGACGCACGGCTCGCGCAAGCGGCGACACCGGGGTACTCAAGGCGGCTGTCGGCTAG